A region of the Methylomagnum ishizawai genome:
GCCCTGTACGATGCCTATCAAACCATCCTGCCGGTAAAGCCCACGGACGCGGTCCCGGCCCAGGTCTACGACATCGTGGGTCCGGTCTGCGAAACCGGCGACTTCCTGGGCAAGGAACGCGAGTTGGCGATCCGGGAAGGCGATTTGCTGGCGGTGCGCTCGGCGGGGGCCTATGGCTCCAGCATGGGTTCCAATTACAACTCGCGGCCCCGCCCGCCCGAAGTATTGGTCGATGGCGGGCAAGCCATCCTGGTCCGCCAGCGGGAAACCCTGGCCGACCTGTTCCGCGATGAAATCCTGCCCGGCTGAAGCGAATCCTATGAAATTCACCAAAATGCAGGGCTTGGGCAACGACTTCGTGGTGATCGACGCCGTGCGCCAAGCCGTGGACCTCTCGCCCGCACGGATGCGCTTCCTGGCCGACCGCCATTTCGGCATCGGCTGCGACCAAATCCTCGTCGTCGAACCTGCCCAAAGCCCCGACGCCGATTTCCGCTACCGCATCTTCAACGCCGATGGCGGCGAAGTCGCCCAATGCGGCAACGGGGCGCGGTGTTTCGCCCGCTTCGTGCTGGACCAGGGCCTGTGCGATAAGGACGAAATCCGGGTCGATACCCAGGCGGGCCGCTTGATCCTGCGTCCGCGCCCGGACGGCTCGGTCACGGTGGACATGGGCGTACCGCGCCACGCCCCGGCCCAAATCCCCTTGCGGGCGGAAACCGAAGCCTTGGCCTATCCGGTCGAGATCGACGGCACGGTTTGGGAATTCGGCGCGGTGTCGATGGGCAATCCCCATGCCGTGCTGCGGGTGGAGAGCGTGGACAGCGCCCCGGTCGCGGCCTTGGGTCCGCGCCTGGAAAGCCATCCCCTGTTCCCGGAACGGGCCAATATCGGCTTCATGGAAATCGTGGAGCGGAGCCACATCCGCCTGCGGGTGTTCGAGCGCGGTTCGGGGGAAACCCTGGCTTGCGGCAGCGGCGCCTGCGGAGCCGTGGTGGTGGGAATGGAGCGCGCTTGGCTGGACAGCCCGGTGCGGGTCGATCTTCCCGGCGGGGCGTTGGACATCGCCTGGGCGGGCCGGGGTTCGCCGGTGCTGATGAGCGGCCCGGCGGTCGCCGTATTCGAGGGGGAAATCCCCGCATGAGCGCCGAAACCGCCAAACGCAAGGAAAGAATCCGAACCACCGCCCGCGAGGTGGAAGCCTATCTCCAAAAGCATCCCGAGTTCTTCAAACACCATCTGACCTTGCTGGAAAGCCTGAAAATCCCCCATCCCTGCGGGGAGGCCGTGTCGCTCATCACCCGGCAAATCCAAATCCTTAGGGAACGCGACCAGCGCTTGCAGCAGCAAATGGCCGAAATCCTGCATGTCGCCCGCGACAACGAAGTCCTGCGCGAACGCCTCCACCGCCTGACCCTGACCTTGATCGACGCCCGCGGCCTGGAGGACGCCCTGGCCGGGCTGAAATGGGGTTTGCACGAATATTTCCAGGCCGATTTCGTGGCGGTCCGTATCGCCAACCCCGCATTCGACAGCCCCATCGCCGACCTCGCGCTCTCCGGCGACACGCCCTTATGGACCCCGGCGCTGGAGGATGGCGAACCCCATTGCCTCGGCCTCGCTCCGCACGAGGGCGGATCGTTGTTCGGCGCCCATGGCGGGGAAGCGGCCTCCTGCGCCTTCGTGCCCTTGCGCCATGCCGGTTTCAAGGGCGTGCTGGCCATCGGCAGCCGCGACCCCCAGCGCTATCAACCGGGTATGGGTTCGTTCTTCCTGGCCCAGATGGGCGAGATCGTCTCGGCCCGGCTGGCCGCGTTGATCCTGGATTGAAACCCGATGGACGCCCTGGCGGACCGGCAAGTCGCGGCTTTCCTCGATAGCCTGAGGTTCCAGCGCCGCGCCTCGCCGCACACGGTCGAGGGCTATGCCCACGACCTCGCGCGCCTGCGGGAATACTGCGCGGGCAAGGACATCGCCGATTGGACCCGGTTGGAACCCGCCCAGCTCCGCGAGCATATCGCCCTGCGCCACCGCGACGACATCGCCAGCCGCAGCCTGCAACGGGAACTGTCGGCGATCCGGGGCTTCTTCGCCTTCCTGGTCAAACGCGGCGAGGCCAAGCGCAACCCGGCCCAGGGCATCCGCGCCCCCAAAGCCCCCAAGACACTCCCCAAGCCCCTGGACGCGGACCAACTCACCGGACTCCTGGACGCGCCCGCCGAGGACGTACTGGATATCCGCGATCTGGCGATGTGGGAATTGTTCTATTCCTCCGGCCTGCGCCTGTCCGAATTGACCGGGTTGGACCTGTACGATGTGGACCGGCACGCGGGCCAAGTGCTGATCCGGCATGGCAAGGGCGATAAATCGCGGATGGTGCCGGTGGGCGGTCCGGCCCTCGCCGCCCTGGAACGCTGGCTGGACCTCCGTCCCGCCTATGCCGATGCCAAGGCAACCGCCTTGTTCGTCAGCCGGTTGGGGCGGCGCATCTCGGTGCGCACGGTCCAGGTCCGCCTGGACCGCTGGCAGTTCCGGCAGGGTTTTCCCGAACACCTGCATCCGCACCGCCTGCGCCACTCCTTCGCCAGCCATCTGTTGGAAGCCAGCGGCGATTTGCGGGCGGTGCAGGAATTGCTCGGCCACGCCAATCTCGCCACCACCCAGGTCTACACCCATCTCGATTTCCAGCATTTGGCCGGCGTCTATGACCAGGCCCATCCCCGCGCCCGCAAGAAAAACCGTGCCAAGGACGGCCAAGGCTAACGGACCCCGCCCGCTTTTAAGTTATAATCGCCCACTTCGGGAAACCGCCACCAGGACGCCACCATGTCAGCGCCAGCAGAGCATGTCGATCAGCAGCCCTCCCCCGCCCCTTCCGCCACCGCCGGCACCAAGGGTATTTTCGGTGCCAAGAGCTTCCGCGAACGGGGCACGGCCTGGAAGGTCGGCATTTTCTTCGGCGTGGTGGGACTGGTCATGCTCGGCATCTCCTGGTATTGGAGCCGGGAGCCGGCCCGGTTCGACGTGGTCGAGGTCGCGGCCGAAGCGGCCAATATCAAGAATCCCAAGGAATTGCCCTTGGGCTATACCTATTCCACCGCCTTGATCGAGATCGCCGACACCGTGCTGCACAAGCCGGGCGGCTTCCTGACCAACGACGTGTTCCCGCCCAGCGTGATGCTGGACAACATCCCCAACTGGGAACTGGGTGCCCTAATCGCCCTGCGCGACGCCACCACCGCCCTGCGTAACAATATCTCCCGCTCCCAAACCCAATCCCGCGAAGACCCGGACCTCGCCAAGGGCGAACCGTTCTTCTATTTCGACCACAAATCCTGGCAATTGCCGTCCTCCGAATCGGAATACGAAAAAGGCGTGGAAGCGCTGGAAGGCTACCGGGAACGGCTGATGAAGCGCGACGCCAATTTCTACGCCCGCGCCGACAACCTGCGCCAATACCTGGAAATCCTGGAAAAGCGCATGGGCGACTACTCCAACCGCCTCAGCGCCAGCACCGCCGACGCCCCCGGCACCACCGAGGAACGCCGCCCCGGACTCACCAAGACCCCCTGGCTCAAGATCGACGACGTGTTCTTCGAGGCCCGCGGCTATTCCTGGGCCGCCATGCATGTGCTGAAAGCCATCGAATTCGACTTCCGCGACATCCTGAGCAACAAGACCGCCCTGGTCTCCTTGCAGCAGATCATCCGCGAACTGGAGAACAGCCAGGCCAGCTATCTCAGCCCCGTCATCCTGAACGGCAGCGGTTTCGGCCTGTTCGCCAACTATTCGCTGACCCTGGCGAACTACATCGCCCGCGCCAACGCCGCCACCATCGACCTGCGCAGCCTGCTGCAACAAGGTTGATAGCCGGCCCACACGGCAAAGGCACCCCGGAAGGGGTGCCTTTTTTCATGCCCGCCCCCGGACACCGGCATTCCACGGCAATCCCGGTATGCGGACCCCTGTAAAAAAGGCCGTGGTGGCCTCCGGGCCGTGCTTTCCGATCTTTCTGATATACTCAACCCAAAGATTCCAGGCATGGCCCTGGCTCTTCGCTAAAATACTATTTCCCCGCCGCCACGGGAACGCCCTGCCATGAAGGCGCGCCACAGCCCATCATCGCAACCCGCCGGATTGGGTAGGTATCCACCCCACCCGCGACAATCCACTATCGCGGCCCCTCGAAACCCTCGACCACGCCCCCTAAAGCGAAAGGCTCCAAGCATGTCCGAAGATACCAGAGAAACCAAGCAAACCCTGCCGTCCCAAGAAGAGTTGCTGAA
Encoded here:
- a CDS encoding DUF484 family protein, with translation MSAETAKRKERIRTTAREVEAYLQKHPEFFKHHLTLLESLKIPHPCGEAVSLITRQIQILRERDQRLQQQMAEILHVARDNEVLRERLHRLTLTLIDARGLEDALAGLKWGLHEYFQADFVAVRIANPAFDSPIADLALSGDTPLWTPALEDGEPHCLGLAPHEGGSLFGAHGGEAASCAFVPLRHAGFKGVLAIGSRDPQRYQPGMGSFFLAQMGEIVSARLAALILD
- the dapF gene encoding diaminopimelate epimerase, whose amino-acid sequence is MKFTKMQGLGNDFVVIDAVRQAVDLSPARMRFLADRHFGIGCDQILVVEPAQSPDADFRYRIFNADGGEVAQCGNGARCFARFVLDQGLCDKDEIRVDTQAGRLILRPRPDGSVTVDMGVPRHAPAQIPLRAETEALAYPVEIDGTVWEFGAVSMGNPHAVLRVESVDSAPVAALGPRLESHPLFPERANIGFMEIVERSHIRLRVFERGSGETLACGSGACGAVVVGMERAWLDSPVRVDLPGGALDIAWAGRGSPVLMSGPAVAVFEGEIPA
- the xerC gene encoding tyrosine recombinase XerC; this translates as MDALADRQVAAFLDSLRFQRRASPHTVEGYAHDLARLREYCAGKDIADWTRLEPAQLREHIALRHRDDIASRSLQRELSAIRGFFAFLVKRGEAKRNPAQGIRAPKAPKTLPKPLDADQLTGLLDAPAEDVLDIRDLAMWELFYSSGLRLSELTGLDLYDVDRHAGQVLIRHGKGDKSRMVPVGGPALAALERWLDLRPAYADAKATALFVSRLGRRISVRTVQVRLDRWQFRQGFPEHLHPHRLRHSFASHLLEASGDLRAVQELLGHANLATTQVYTHLDFQHLAGVYDQAHPRARKKNRAKDGQG
- a CDS encoding DUF2333 family protein — translated: MSAPAEHVDQQPSPAPSATAGTKGIFGAKSFRERGTAWKVGIFFGVVGLVMLGISWYWSREPARFDVVEVAAEAANIKNPKELPLGYTYSTALIEIADTVLHKPGGFLTNDVFPPSVMLDNIPNWELGALIALRDATTALRNNISRSQTQSREDPDLAKGEPFFYFDHKSWQLPSSESEYEKGVEALEGYRERLMKRDANFYARADNLRQYLEILEKRMGDYSNRLSASTADAPGTTEERRPGLTKTPWLKIDDVFFEARGYSWAAMHVLKAIEFDFRDILSNKTALVSLQQIIRELENSQASYLSPVILNGSGFGLFANYSLTLANYIARANAATIDLRSLLQQG